One region of Daphnia pulicaria isolate SC F1-1A chromosome 7, SC_F0-13Bv2, whole genome shotgun sequence genomic DNA includes:
- the LOC124351024 gene encoding myotrophin-like — protein MLSHFNHTKMSELVWDIKNGELDSVKNEIENKGIDVNLDVNGRPLILHAADYGQHTIVNYLISKGADPNAKDSHGITALLAAIWEGHTECVKVLVSKGAFIKGVSPDGTSYYDAAEKDEIKALLK, from the exons ATGCTGTCACACTTCAACCACACAAAAATGAGTGAATTAGTTTGGGATATCAAGAATGGAGAATTAGAttctgttaaaaatgaaattgaaaataag GGCATCGATGTTAATCTTGATGTGAACGGGAGACCACTTATTTTGCATGCTGCGGATTACGGACAACATACCATAGTAAATTATCTTATTTCAAAAGGAGCTGATCCCAAT GCTAAAGATTCCCATGGGATAACAGCGTTGCTTGCTGCTATTTGGGAGGGACACACTGAATGTGTGAAAGTCTTGGTGAGCAAG GGTGCCTTTATTAAAGGAGTATCTCCAGATGGGACGTCATATTATGATGCTGCAGAAAAGGATGAAATTAAAGCTTTgttgaaataa
- the LOC124351093 gene encoding histone-lysine N-methyltransferase SETDB1-like isoform X2, with product MAQASCNQEELDNGTCSLSDKEPAPRVQHCTLIPNKNESENQMKVLSNRKEIKLINKSHLKICSNPDCESKDNLRFAPYFVCAYFGLLVEKFNVRRVCQRCYRDAENHQSVLVKMLGDHKSIVLGPKKPKNQMVTIDDEECSEDSTESPEEVEIEGDIDNFVKYLVEKYRFEEQVDASLNHLEKRWINNKDKMAELDISHSKLEKNLDSLRKELYKSHEPKICLVDSIDVDTHGNVTKHNSTSSTVEAIQPLMPTCKQTALPPNGMFIHTQIKANQAIYAMRSSLLAPWGKGRVIRIKENTEMMYVIRFDTGGKPRTFPLKYLAYAESSPVQLTVGARVIAQYVEDKDGKLKPSSYYAGVIAEAPKTLNQYRYLVFFDDGYAQYCTHEQVTMVCQSSRDVWQDIHMNSRSFVLNYLKQYPERAMVKLQRGQTVKTELNGNWFQGRVETVDASLANIYFPSENRFEWIYRGSTRLHPLFDLLANAEARKNQGATRPTHNMALVHKKKNAPYVEYTRGDVDRSPPPSIAPLSLSSAPSPSTECVVRAVARKSTSKVLKPNSVSSVTPLLVDELTVNAEHKGRFKFRLNESYKNVAFEPHQCNSKCIEEFPYADGDNKNLNPLSIPMLCGWSREVAKQRHGERLSIIYRAPCGRRMRNMDEVHRYIRLTGSQLGVDLFCFDNFVHCFTEFEPEVVYSKINDITYGKENVRVSCVNSIDRSNPEYVEYSTERIPREGVNLNLDPNFLVCCDCTDDCQDKEKCQCWQLTIKATALGPSGKIDPTAGYNYRRLMQNVVTGVYECNSRCSCRKTCINRVAQRPLHLRLQLFRTERRGWGIRCLDDIPKGQFICVYAGQLLTEQEANEDGKQFGDEYLAELDLIESIEQAKDGYESDVDIDIDHQSDISQSSGSDDSGEFSDISESKSLVPGQGHENKNDSSEKLSAHTLSSTAVRIIQKDDCQKKTRELYGPNEHCYVMDAKSTGNIGRYLNHCCKPNVFVQNIFVDTQDLRFPWVGFFAHVFIRAGTELTWDYSYQVDSVPDKKLFCHCGAKECRGRLL from the exons ATGGCACAAGCATCTTGCAATCAAGAAGAATTAGACAACGGAACATGTAGTTTGAGTGACAAGGAACCAGCACCTAGAGTACAACATTGTACTTTGATtcctaataaaaatgaatcagaaaatcaaatgaaagttcTTTCGAATCGAAAGGAAATCAAACTTATAAATAAGTCACACTTAAAAATTTGTTCTAATCCAGATTGTGAAAGTAAAGATAATCTTAGGTTTGCGCCATATTTTGTCTGTGCTTACTTTGGTCttttagttgaaaaatttaatgtgAGAAGGGTTTGCCAGAGATGTTACAGGGATGCAGAAAACCATCAAAGTGTTTTAGTGAAAatgctgggtgatcataaaaGTATTGTTTTGGGACctaagaaaccaaaaaatcaaatggttACAATTGATGACGAAGAATGTTCTGAGGATTCTACAGAAAGTCCTGAAGAAGTGGAAATAGAAGGAGATATTGACAACTTTGTGAAATACCTAGTAGAGAAGTACAGATTTGAAGAACAAGTTGATGCCTCATTAAATCATTTAG AGAAAAGGtggataaataataaagataAAATGGCAGAACTAGACATATCCCATTCTAAGTTAGAGAAGAATTTGGATTCTTTACGCAAAGAACTGTACAAGTCCCATGAGCCAAAAATCTGTCTTGTTGATTCAATCGATGTTGATACACATGGGAATGTTACAAAGCATAACAGTACTTCCAGCACAGTGGAAGCAATACAACCATTGATGCCAacttgcaaacaaactgccctTCCTCCAAATGGAATGTTTATTCATACCCAAATCAAAGCAAATCAGGCTATTTATGCTATGAGATCTTCTCTTTTGGCACCCTGGGGTAAAGGACGTGTGATAAGG ataaaagaaaatacggAAATGATGTATGTTATTCGGTTCGATACGGGGGGTAAACCTCGAACATTccctttaaaatatttagcgtACGCCGAGTCAAGTCCTGTTCAGTTAACCGTGGGAGCTCGTGTAATCGCACAATACGTTGAAGACAAAGATGGTAAACTAAAACCATCGTCTTATTATGCGGGCGTAATTGCTGAAGCACCGAAAACTCTCAATCAATATCGATACCTTGTGTTTTTTGACGATGGGTATGCGCAGTATTGTACACATGAACAG GTTACAATGGTATGCCAAAGCTCACGAGATGTTTGGCAAGATATACACATGAACTCCCGCTCTTTCGTGTTAAATTACCTCAAACAGTACCCCGAACGAGCCATGGTAAAATTGCAACGAGGTCAAACGGTTAAAACTGAATTGAATGGAAACTGGTTTCAAGGGCGAGTAGAGACTGTTGACGCATCCTTAGCTAACATTTATTTCCCGTCCGAAAATCGTTTTGAGTGGATATACAGAGGATCGACTCGCCTCCATCCCCTTTTCGATCTGTTAGCAAATGCGGaagcaagaaaaaatcaaggaGCAACGAGACCTACACATAATATGGCTCTTGttcataagaaaaagaatgctCCTTATGTTGAATATACTCGTGGGGATGTTGATCGTTCTCCTCCACCGAGTATAGCTCCATTATCGTTGTCTTCTGCACCATCTCCGTCAACAGAG TGTGTAGTTCGAGCTGTTGCCCGTAAGAGCACTTCAAAAGTCCTTAAACCGAATTCCGTTTCATCCGTGACGCCTCTGCTTGTCGATGAATTAACCGTTAATGCCGAACACAAAGGACGATTTAAGTTCCGACTAAACGAATCATATAAAAATGTTGCTTTTGAGCCCCACCAGTGTAATAGTAAGTGTATCGAGGAATTTCCTTATGCGGATGGAGACAACAAAA ATCTCAATCCACTTTCTATTCCAATGTTATGTGGCTGGTCTCGAGAAGTGGCTAAACAAAGACATGGAGAACGCCTTAGTATTATATACCGAGCCCCTTGCGGTCGCCGAATGAGGAATATGGATGAAGTTCATCGTTATATCCGTTTAACAGGAAGTCAACTTGGCGTTGATCTTTTCTGCTTTGACAATTTTGTTCATTGTTTTACTGAGTTTGAGCCAGAAGTCGTCTACAGTAAAATTAACG ATATCACGTATGGCAAGGAAAATGTTCGAGTATCTTGTGTTAATTCAATTGATCGCAGCAATCCTGAATACGTTGAATACAGCACTGAGCGCATCCCTCGAGAGGGTGTGAATCTGAATTTAGATCcgaattttcttgtttgttgtgACTGTACGGACGATTGTCaggataaagaaaaatgtcagtGTTGGCAACTAACGATTAAG GCTACTGCGCTGGGCCCTAGTGGAAAAATTGATCCAACTGCTGGATATAATTATCGTAGGCTCATGCAGAATGTTGTCACTG GTGTCTACGAATGTAATTCTCGATGTTCGTGCCGTAAAACTTGCATTAATAGAGTTGCACAGAGACCTTTGCATTTGCGTTTGCAA TTGTTTCGAACCGAGAGACGTGGTTGGGGCATTCGTTGTTTGGATGACATACCCAAAGGTCAATTCATATGCGTATATGCAGGACAACTTCTAACTGAACAAGAAGCCAACGAGGATGGAAAGCaatttggcgatgaatatCTGGCGGAGTTGGACCTTATTGAAAGCATTGAACAAGCCAAAGATGGCTACGAAAGTGACGTTGACATTGATATTGATCATCAAAGTGATATTTCTCAATCGTCCGGCAGTg ACGATTCAGGGGAGTTTTCAGATATTTCAGAATCAAAAAGTTTGGTGCCAGGACAAGGACATGAGAACAAAAATGACAGTTCTGAGAAATTATCCGCGCACACATTATCTTCTACAGCTGTTAGAATAATTCAGAAAGATGACTGTCAAAAGAAGACACGTGAATTATATGGTCCAAATGAGCATTGCTACGTTATGGATGCCAAGAGCACCGGCAACATAGGAAGATATTTAAAT CACTGCTGTAAACCAAATGTGTTTGTACAGAATATTTTCGTCGATACGCAAGATTTGCGATTTCCTTGGGTTGGATTCTTTGCTCACGTTTTCATTCGTGCTGGTACGGAGCTCACTTGGGATTATAGTTACCAAGTTGACAGTGTACCGGACAAAAAGTTATTTTGTCATTGTGGTGCAAAAGAATGTAGGGGAAGATTACTCTAG
- the LOC124351093 gene encoding histone-lysine N-methyltransferase SETDB1-like isoform X1 has translation MAQASCNQEELDNGTCSLSDKEPAPRVQHCTLIPNKNESENQMKVLSNRKEIKLINKSHLKICSNPDCESKDNLRFAPYFVCAYFGLLVEKFNVRRVCQRCYRDAENHQSVLVKMLGDHKSIVLGPKKPKNQMVTIDDEECSEDSTESPEEVEIEGDIDNFVKYLVEKYRFEEQVDASLNHLEKRWINNKDKMAELDISHSKLEKNLDSLRKELYKSHEPKICLVDSIDVDTHGNVTKHNSTSSTVEAIQPLMPTCKQTALPPNGMFIHTQIKANQAIYAMRSSLLAPWGKGRVIRIKENTEMMYVIRFDTGGKPRTFPLKYLAYAESSPVQLTVGARVIAQYVEDKDGKLKPSSYYAGVIAEAPKTLNQYRYLVFFDDGYAQYCTHEQVTMVCQSSRDVWQDIHMNSRSFVLNYLKQYPERAMVKLQRGQTVKTELNGNWFQGRVETVDASLANIYFPSENRFEWIYRGSTRLHPLFDLLANAEARKNQGATRPTHNMALVHKKKNAPYVEYTRGDVDRSPPPSIAPLSLSSAPSPSTECVVRAVARKSTSKVLKPNSVSSVTPLLVDELTVNAEHKGRFKFRLNESYKNVAFEPHQCNSKCIEEFPYADGDNKNLNPLSIPMLCGWSREVAKQRHGERLSIIYRAPCGRRMRNMDEVHRYIRLTGSQLGVDLFCFDNFVHCFTEFEPEVVYSKINDITYGKENVRVSCVNSIDRSNPEYVEYSTERIPREGVNLNLDPNFLVCCDCTDDCQDKEKCQCWQLTIKATALGPSGKIDPTAGYNYRRLMQNVVTGVYECNSRCSCRKTCINRVAQRPLHLRLQLFRTERRGWGIRCLDDIPKGQFICVYAGQLLTEQEANEDGKQFGDEYLAELDLIESIEQAKDGYESDVDIDIDHQSDISQSSGSDFSYLSDDSGEFSDISESKSLVPGQGHENKNDSSEKLSAHTLSSTAVRIIQKDDCQKKTRELYGPNEHCYVMDAKSTGNIGRYLNHCCKPNVFVQNIFVDTQDLRFPWVGFFAHVFIRAGTELTWDYSYQVDSVPDKKLFCHCGAKECRGRLL, from the exons ATGGCACAAGCATCTTGCAATCAAGAAGAATTAGACAACGGAACATGTAGTTTGAGTGACAAGGAACCAGCACCTAGAGTACAACATTGTACTTTGATtcctaataaaaatgaatcagaaaatcaaatgaaagttcTTTCGAATCGAAAGGAAATCAAACTTATAAATAAGTCACACTTAAAAATTTGTTCTAATCCAGATTGTGAAAGTAAAGATAATCTTAGGTTTGCGCCATATTTTGTCTGTGCTTACTTTGGTCttttagttgaaaaatttaatgtgAGAAGGGTTTGCCAGAGATGTTACAGGGATGCAGAAAACCATCAAAGTGTTTTAGTGAAAatgctgggtgatcataaaaGTATTGTTTTGGGACctaagaaaccaaaaaatcaaatggttACAATTGATGACGAAGAATGTTCTGAGGATTCTACAGAAAGTCCTGAAGAAGTGGAAATAGAAGGAGATATTGACAACTTTGTGAAATACCTAGTAGAGAAGTACAGATTTGAAGAACAAGTTGATGCCTCATTAAATCATTTAG AGAAAAGGtggataaataataaagataAAATGGCAGAACTAGACATATCCCATTCTAAGTTAGAGAAGAATTTGGATTCTTTACGCAAAGAACTGTACAAGTCCCATGAGCCAAAAATCTGTCTTGTTGATTCAATCGATGTTGATACACATGGGAATGTTACAAAGCATAACAGTACTTCCAGCACAGTGGAAGCAATACAACCATTGATGCCAacttgcaaacaaactgccctTCCTCCAAATGGAATGTTTATTCATACCCAAATCAAAGCAAATCAGGCTATTTATGCTATGAGATCTTCTCTTTTGGCACCCTGGGGTAAAGGACGTGTGATAAGG ataaaagaaaatacggAAATGATGTATGTTATTCGGTTCGATACGGGGGGTAAACCTCGAACATTccctttaaaatatttagcgtACGCCGAGTCAAGTCCTGTTCAGTTAACCGTGGGAGCTCGTGTAATCGCACAATACGTTGAAGACAAAGATGGTAAACTAAAACCATCGTCTTATTATGCGGGCGTAATTGCTGAAGCACCGAAAACTCTCAATCAATATCGATACCTTGTGTTTTTTGACGATGGGTATGCGCAGTATTGTACACATGAACAG GTTACAATGGTATGCCAAAGCTCACGAGATGTTTGGCAAGATATACACATGAACTCCCGCTCTTTCGTGTTAAATTACCTCAAACAGTACCCCGAACGAGCCATGGTAAAATTGCAACGAGGTCAAACGGTTAAAACTGAATTGAATGGAAACTGGTTTCAAGGGCGAGTAGAGACTGTTGACGCATCCTTAGCTAACATTTATTTCCCGTCCGAAAATCGTTTTGAGTGGATATACAGAGGATCGACTCGCCTCCATCCCCTTTTCGATCTGTTAGCAAATGCGGaagcaagaaaaaatcaaggaGCAACGAGACCTACACATAATATGGCTCTTGttcataagaaaaagaatgctCCTTATGTTGAATATACTCGTGGGGATGTTGATCGTTCTCCTCCACCGAGTATAGCTCCATTATCGTTGTCTTCTGCACCATCTCCGTCAACAGAG TGTGTAGTTCGAGCTGTTGCCCGTAAGAGCACTTCAAAAGTCCTTAAACCGAATTCCGTTTCATCCGTGACGCCTCTGCTTGTCGATGAATTAACCGTTAATGCCGAACACAAAGGACGATTTAAGTTCCGACTAAACGAATCATATAAAAATGTTGCTTTTGAGCCCCACCAGTGTAATAGTAAGTGTATCGAGGAATTTCCTTATGCGGATGGAGACAACAAAA ATCTCAATCCACTTTCTATTCCAATGTTATGTGGCTGGTCTCGAGAAGTGGCTAAACAAAGACATGGAGAACGCCTTAGTATTATATACCGAGCCCCTTGCGGTCGCCGAATGAGGAATATGGATGAAGTTCATCGTTATATCCGTTTAACAGGAAGTCAACTTGGCGTTGATCTTTTCTGCTTTGACAATTTTGTTCATTGTTTTACTGAGTTTGAGCCAGAAGTCGTCTACAGTAAAATTAACG ATATCACGTATGGCAAGGAAAATGTTCGAGTATCTTGTGTTAATTCAATTGATCGCAGCAATCCTGAATACGTTGAATACAGCACTGAGCGCATCCCTCGAGAGGGTGTGAATCTGAATTTAGATCcgaattttcttgtttgttgtgACTGTACGGACGATTGTCaggataaagaaaaatgtcagtGTTGGCAACTAACGATTAAG GCTACTGCGCTGGGCCCTAGTGGAAAAATTGATCCAACTGCTGGATATAATTATCGTAGGCTCATGCAGAATGTTGTCACTG GTGTCTACGAATGTAATTCTCGATGTTCGTGCCGTAAAACTTGCATTAATAGAGTTGCACAGAGACCTTTGCATTTGCGTTTGCAA TTGTTTCGAACCGAGAGACGTGGTTGGGGCATTCGTTGTTTGGATGACATACCCAAAGGTCAATTCATATGCGTATATGCAGGACAACTTCTAACTGAACAAGAAGCCAACGAGGATGGAAAGCaatttggcgatgaatatCTGGCGGAGTTGGACCTTATTGAAAGCATTGAACAAGCCAAAGATGGCTACGAAAGTGACGTTGACATTGATATTGATCATCAAAGTGATATTTCTCAATCGTCCGGCAGTg atttttcatatttatcaGACGATTCAGGGGAGTTTTCAGATATTTCAGAATCAAAAAGTTTGGTGCCAGGACAAGGACATGAGAACAAAAATGACAGTTCTGAGAAATTATCCGCGCACACATTATCTTCTACAGCTGTTAGAATAATTCAGAAAGATGACTGTCAAAAGAAGACACGTGAATTATATGGTCCAAATGAGCATTGCTACGTTATGGATGCCAAGAGCACCGGCAACATAGGAAGATATTTAAAT CACTGCTGTAAACCAAATGTGTTTGTACAGAATATTTTCGTCGATACGCAAGATTTGCGATTTCCTTGGGTTGGATTCTTTGCTCACGTTTTCATTCGTGCTGGTACGGAGCTCACTTGGGATTATAGTTACCAAGTTGACAGTGTACCGGACAAAAAGTTATTTTGTCATTGTGGTGCAAAAGAATGTAGGGGAAGATTACTCTAG
- the LOC124348695 gene encoding myosin-11-like — protein sequence MTNPQTTISDTSFTAINESLIDEIDLEEDAYVNSLADSVLKVRNNFVTHWSNLISLCKSNIDETSDKRLTRSSYIAKRKEVTGQVYHFLKQYTFELHKKEFGSSVYLTGEAKEKVLEKLGTYFVELKADPNKFNPLLQNVREAHNREVDFRNKAFKIFKRELLFKQLALDEYAKNLEQDVANETKKTEKEVDKVRREFSKKVADSYLENTRLTAEVETLTRTNFKQATLIADFNNRPKESQASDESKTFLTEYETAKTDLEKAKSEIIGQNDCINDLRNSLSQLKEDTEDKIKQLNHSYNLLDNAHEALKNASKLTEDDVTALTNKNQELSQKLDTLQIEANSKEASIKLLKTTKRDLSNKISDLEQELKAKDLYIQKHLNSTLVADTQTHSKPTQTTNIITMTLGNGNEDAPITKSHLRELYSQDERKSIPIFKGKRGEQLVNNWLKDAERVAQSAGWEKKDKIKYFSDRLRGDAADWHSDYMERAQDEEDYDAWEKALINRFLTETELENLRKQLNELRQTPDQSTQTFVSRINQLYDIIHGKEITLGDKATNEARALAISLSQMRGEAKQKILLKGLLPKILKVVWSRMDVDSAYEDVCEIAYAAETLVNRMEQNEDKSLKATIAGISAHDNEQDIEILRQKTKIVHLEKQLAGLTIGKNAPQENNEIDFPSIAVADAFNRHRSPSGDRRRSNSENRIRFQQPPSRQHSADRNIPRSRGTNNQHHGSRSSSGNRYNDTLDNRPRREPTPPPQNYSNRSQGQFQRPQNFNPMFNPRRRFQNLSEYPQHFRNQTFRAHQVPRQNNFVTSGPPGARPQHNAWYNPAQGFRNKRHIECYACGKRGHYARECRSVPPPPSTEQQ from the coding sequence ATGACGAATCCTCAAACAACAATTAGCGACACTTCGTTTACTGCTATTAATGAGTCTTTAATTGATGAGATAGACCTTGAAGAAGACGCGTACGTAAATTCCTTAGCTGATAGCGTACTAAAAGttagaaacaattttgttacCCATTGGTCAAATTTAATAAGTCTTTGTAAAAGTAATATAGATGAAACCTCAGATAAACGCTTAACACGAAGTAGTTATATTGCAAAAAGAAAGGAAGTCACAGGTCaagtttatcattttttgaaacagtATACATTTGAATTGCATAAGAAGGAGTTTGGAAGTTCAGTCTATCTTACCGGCGAggctaaagaaaaagttttagaaaaattagggACATATTTCGTAGAATTAAAAGCAGACCCCAATAAATTTAACCCTTTGTTACAAAATGTTAGAGAAGCTCATAATCGAGAAGTAGATTTTCGGAATAaagcatttaaaatatttaagagGGAACTTCTTTTCAAACAATTAGCATTAGATGAGTATGCAAAGAATCTTGAACAAGACGTAgcgaacgaaacgaaaaagacTGAAAAAGAAGTAGATAAAGTAAGGAGGGAATTTTCAAAGAAAGTAGCCGATTCTTATCTAGAAAACACCCGTTTAACAGCAGAAGTAGAGACATTAACCcgaacaaattttaaacaagCAACTTTAATAGCAGATTTTAATAATAGACCCAAAGAAAGTCAGGCAAGCGATGagagtaaaacatttttgacagAATACGAGACAGCTAAAACCGATCTAGAAAAAGCTAAGAGCGAAATCATAGGACAGAACGACTGCATAAATGATTTAAGGAATTCTCTATCACAACTTAAGGAAGATActgaagataaaataaaacaactaaaCCATAGCTACAATCTATTAGACAACGCACACGAAGCTTTGAAGAACGCAAGTAAATTAACAGAAGACGACGTAACAGcacttacaaataaaaaccaagaacTATCTCAGAAGCTAGACACATTGCAAATTGAAGCCAACTCCAAAGAAGCAAGcataaaacttttgaaaacaacCAAACGAGACTTGTCCAATAAAATCTCTGACCTCGAACAAGAACTTAAAGCTAAAGATTTATacattcaaaaacatttgaactCAACTCTAGTAGCAGATACGCAAACCCATTCAAAGCCCACCCAAACAACTAATATAATAACCATGACATTAGGCAATGGAAACGAAGATGCACCAATTACTAAGAGCCATTTACGTGAATTATATTCACAGGACGAACGTAAATCTATCCCGATTTTTAAAGGCAAAAGAGGAGAGCAGTTAGTTAATAATTGGTTAAAAGATGCGGAAAGAGTCGCACAAAGCGCAGGGTGggagaagaaagataaaattaaatatttttcagataGACTAAGAGGAGATGCTGCGGATTGGCATAGTGATTATATGGAAAGAGCACAAGATGAGGAAGATTACGATGCATGGGAAAAAGCTTTAATAAATAGATTTCTTACAGAAACAGAGTTAGAAAATTTAAGGAAACAATTAAACGAGCTTCGGCAGACCCCCGATCAAAGCACACAGACTTTCGTTAGTAGAATTAATCAGTTATATGACATCATTCACGGAAAAGAAATTACATTAGGTGACAAAGCGACGAACGAAGCTAGGGCATTAGCAATATCTCTGAGTCAAATGAGAGGCGaagctaaacaaaaaattcttttaaagggTCTCTTGCctaaaatattgaaagtaGTTTGGAGCCGCATGGATGTTGATAGTGCTTACGAAGACGTATGCGAAATCGCCTACGCCGCGGAAACTTTAGTTAATAGAATGGAACAGAATGAAGATAAGAGTTTAAAGGCCACTATAGCAGGTATCTCTGCACACGATAACGAGCAAGATATAGAGATCTTGCGGCAGAAAACAAAGATTGTTCATTTAGAGAAACAGTTAGCCGGTCTAACTATCGGAAAAAATGCTCCACAGGAAAACAACGAGATTGATTTTCCCTCAATAGCAGTTGCCGACGCCTTTAACAGACACAGATCACCTTCCGGCGATCGTAGACGGTCCAATTCGGAAAATCGGATCCGTTTTCAGCAACCCCCAAGCCGCCAACACAGCGCGGATAGAAATATTCCTCGATCTAGAGGTACGAATAATCAACACCATGGATCACGTAGTTCTAGTGGTAACAGATATAATGATACACTAGATAACCGTCCGAGAAGAGAGCCAACTCCACCAccacaaaattattcaaacagaTCACAAGGACAATTTCAGCGTCCCCAAAATTTTAATCCTATGTTTAATCCTCGTCGTAGATTTCAGAATTTAAGTGAATATCCTCAGCATTTTCGAAACCAAACGTTTCGTGCCCATCAGGTACCGCGCCAGAATAACTTCGTTACCTCAGGTCCCCCTGGAGCTAGGCCACAGCATAACGCTTGGTATAACCCAGCCCAAGGATTTAGAAATAAGAGACATATAGAGTGTTATGCTTGTGGAAAGCGAGGCCACTACGCGCGAGAATGTCGCAGCGTGCCCCCGCCCCCGTCAACAGAACAGCAGTAG
- the LOC124351094 gene encoding aladin-like, translated as MDGHIQAAAWSPCGTKAIFADSVHLILDCVGKSSSTKASTVVADFTETQSLTEETERFGGLVQVWDSRGERLVVIFRTTDYVALFRTLYSPTLSLFPCGVMKGELDEVATTIQFKPDFENRFLLTVGWSSGRIQHVPFYFLPQQLET; from the exons ATGGACGGTCATATTCAGGCAGCGGCATGGAGCCCGTGTGGAACGAAAGCAATTTTTGCAGATTCCGTCCACCTCATACTTGATTGTGTGGGTAAG AGCTCCTCAACAAAAGCCTCGACTGTGGTAGCTGACTTCACAGAAACTCAGTCTTTAACAGAAGAAACTGAGAG ATTTGGTGGTCTGGTACAAGTGTGGGATTCCCGAGGAGAAAGATTAGTTGTCATTTTTCGAACTACAGATTATGTGGCCCTATTCCGCACCTTATATTCGCCAACTTTGAGTTTGTTTCCATG tgGCGTGATGAAAGGAGAACTTGATGAAGTGGCAACTACGATTCAATTTAAACCTGATTTTGAAAACAGATTCCTTCTAACTGTG GGTTGGTCCTCCGGTCGAATTCAACATGTgcctttctattttcttcctCAACAACTTGAGACCTAA